Proteins co-encoded in one Megalops cyprinoides isolate fMegCyp1 chromosome 1, fMegCyp1.pri, whole genome shotgun sequence genomic window:
- the mtif2 gene encoding translation initiation factor IF-2, mitochondrial isoform X1, translated as MTGLKTLLRLERVLCCGGVMSQLCALRCEGVRLAHWRAAGSHCVNPLSSTVWPCTPPTTYQLTRFMATKHGKISGKVPKPKPKQEKQEVEIKQRMTVSELAQAMKRDTDHVYEALLNTSFDLDSLEPETMLEEDWIKEIVKRSGMKFKWAKLTEDKVRENKDVERQPPPDPAALVPRPPVVTIMGHVDHGKTTLLDSLRKSQVAAMEAGGITQHIGAFLVQLPSGERITFLDTPGHAAFSAMRARGTLVTDIVILVVAADDGVMKQTIESIQHAKKAKVPIIVAVNKCDKHEADPSRVKQELLAHDVVCEEFGGDVQAIHVSALKGDNLLELAEATVTLAEVLELKADPTGQVEGTIIESRTDKGKGPVSTAIIKRGTLRKGCTLVAGKSWAKVRFMFNENNQAVSEAGPSTAVEIVGWKELPSAGEEILEVASEQRAREVVDWRCYVEEQDKLKEDMKAIEAKQHEHQESYKKERESMAHLSWKQRKSAMYRANKQRMAFRPSERVESQELTLPLIVKGDVDGSVEAILNILDSYDADEQCQLNVVHFGVGDITENDLKLAETFSGTIYGFNVAASKSVQQTAAKTGIPLKLHRVIYKLIDDLKDELSSKLPPTLEENVIGEASVLATFDVTVGKKKVPVAGCRVQKGQLDRRMKFRVIRGRDVLWEGHLTTLKHHKDDVQTVKTGMECGLSLDRDVDFRPGDEIVCYEEAEKQQKISWDPGF; from the exons ATGACAGGACTTAAAACCCTCCTCAGGCTGGAGCGTGTCCTCTGCTGTGGTGGGGTGATGAGCCAGCTGTGTGCACTGCGCTGTGAGGGAGTGCGCCTGGCACACTGGAGGGCGGCTGGCTCGCACTGCGTCAACCCCCTGTCCTCAACAGTCTGGCCCTGCACACCACCGACCACTTACCAGCTTACCCGGTTCATGGCCACCAAGCAT GGTAAAATCTCTGGGAAAGTTCCGAAGCCCAAACCAAAgcaagagaaacaggaagtggagatCAAGCAGCGAATGACAGTGTCTGAGCTGGCTCAAGCCATGAAACGAGATACAG ATCATGTTTATGAGGCCTTGCTCAATACCTCCTTCGACTTGGATTCTCTTGAGCCTGAGACCATGCTAGAGGAAGACTGGATCAAGGAGATTGTGAAGAGGTCTGGGATGAAATTTAAGTGGGCCAAACTGACAGAGGACAAAGTGAGGGAGAACAAGGATGTGGAGAGACA GCCTCCCCCTGACCCAGCAGCGCTGGTCCCCCGACCCCCTGTGGTCACTATCATGGGCCACGTCGATCACGGCAAGACCACTCTTCTGGACAGCCTGAGGAAGAGCCAGGTGGCAGCCATGGAGGCGGGGGGCATAACCCAGCACATTGGGGCCTTCCTGG TTCAGCTGCCCTCAGGGGAGAGAATCACTTTTCTGGATACCCCAGGACACGCCGCCTTCTCCGCCATGAGGGCCAGGGGCACCCTGGTCACAGACATCGTCATCCTGGTGGTGGCTGCAGATGATGGGGTGATGAAGCAGACTATAGAGTCCATACAGCATGCCAAGAAAGCCAAAG TGCCAATCATTGTGGCAGTGAACAAGTGTGACAAGCATGAGGCAGACCCATCCCGGGTGaagcaggagctgctggcccATGATGTGGTGTGTGAGGAGTTTGGCGGGGACGTGCAGGCCATCCATGTGTCTGCACTGAAG GGGGACAATCTGCTGGAGCTGGCAGAGGCCACTGTGACACTGGCTGAGGTGCTGGAACTGAAGGCCGACCCCACAGGCCAGGTGGAGGGCACTATCATTGAGAGCCGCACTGACAAGGGCAAAGG CCCTGTCTCCACAGCGATAATCAAGCGTGGAACCCTGAGGAAGGGCTGCACGCTGGTGGCGGGGAAGTCTTGGGCCAAAGTGCGCTTCATGTTCAATGAGAACAACCAGGCAGTGAGCGAGGCCGGGCCCAGCACTGCTGTTGAGATTGTGGGCTGGAAGGAACTGCCCTCTGCCGGGGAGGAGATCCTGGAGGTGGCGTCTGAG CAAAGAGCACGAGAGGTGGTGGATTGGCGCTGTTACGTGGAGGAGCAGGACAAACTGAAGGAGGACATGAAGGCTATTGAGGCCAAGCAGCATGAGCACCAGGAGAGCTACAAGAAGGAGCGTGAAAGCATGGCCCACCTTTCCTGGAAGCAGAGGAAGTCTGCCATGTACCGGGCCAACAAGCAGCGCATGGCCTTCAGGCCCAGTGAGAGGGTGGAGAGCCAGGAGCTGACCTTGCCACTCATTGTCAAAG GGGATGTGGATGGCTCGGTGGAGGCCATCTTGAACATTCTGGACAGCTATGATGCAGATGAGCAGTGTCAGCTGAACGTGGTGCACTTCGGAGTTGGGgacatcactgaaaatgacCTCAAGCTGGCTGAAACGTTCTCAG GCACCATATATGGCTTTAATGTAGCAGCCAGCAAATCTGTGCAGCAGACTGCAGCCAAGACAGGGATTCCTCTGAAGCTGCACCGGGTCATCTACAAGCTCATCGATGACCTCAAAGATGAGTTGAGCAGCAAACTGCCGCCAACCCTGGAGGAGAACGTGATTG GTGAGGCCTCAGTCCTAGCCACTTTTGATGTGACTGTGGGGAAGAAGAAAGTGCCTGTGGCTGGCTGCAGGGTACAAAAGGGACAGCTTGACAGAAGGATGAAGTTCAGGGTCATCCGTGGCCGAGATGTCCTCTGGGAAG GCCACTTGACAACACTGAAGCACCACAAGGATGATGTGCAGACAGTAAAGACGGGGATGGAGTGTGGGCTGTCCTTGGATCGAGATGTAGACTTCAGGCCTGGGGATGAGATTGTGTGCTACGAGGAGGCTGAGAAGCAGCAGAAAATCTCCTGGGATCCTGGATTCTAG
- the mtif2 gene encoding translation initiation factor IF-2, mitochondrial isoform X2 — protein sequence MLEEDWIKEIVKRSGMKFKWAKLTEDKVRENKDVERQPPPDPAALVPRPPVVTIMGHVDHGKTTLLDSLRKSQVAAMEAGGITQHIGAFLVQLPSGERITFLDTPGHAAFSAMRARGTLVTDIVILVVAADDGVMKQTIESIQHAKKAKVPIIVAVNKCDKHEADPSRVKQELLAHDVVCEEFGGDVQAIHVSALKGDNLLELAEATVTLAEVLELKADPTGQVEGTIIESRTDKGKGPVSTAIIKRGTLRKGCTLVAGKSWAKVRFMFNENNQAVSEAGPSTAVEIVGWKELPSAGEEILEVASEQRAREVVDWRCYVEEQDKLKEDMKAIEAKQHEHQESYKKERESMAHLSWKQRKSAMYRANKQRMAFRPSERVESQELTLPLIVKGDVDGSVEAILNILDSYDADEQCQLNVVHFGVGDITENDLKLAETFSGTIYGFNVAASKSVQQTAAKTGIPLKLHRVIYKLIDDLKDELSSKLPPTLEENVIGEASVLATFDVTVGKKKVPVAGCRVQKGQLDRRMKFRVIRGRDVLWEGHLTTLKHHKDDVQTVKTGMECGLSLDRDVDFRPGDEIVCYEEAEKQQKISWDPGF from the exons ATGCTAGAGGAAGACTGGATCAAGGAGATTGTGAAGAGGTCTGGGATGAAATTTAAGTGGGCCAAACTGACAGAGGACAAAGTGAGGGAGAACAAGGATGTGGAGAGACA GCCTCCCCCTGACCCAGCAGCGCTGGTCCCCCGACCCCCTGTGGTCACTATCATGGGCCACGTCGATCACGGCAAGACCACTCTTCTGGACAGCCTGAGGAAGAGCCAGGTGGCAGCCATGGAGGCGGGGGGCATAACCCAGCACATTGGGGCCTTCCTGG TTCAGCTGCCCTCAGGGGAGAGAATCACTTTTCTGGATACCCCAGGACACGCCGCCTTCTCCGCCATGAGGGCCAGGGGCACCCTGGTCACAGACATCGTCATCCTGGTGGTGGCTGCAGATGATGGGGTGATGAAGCAGACTATAGAGTCCATACAGCATGCCAAGAAAGCCAAAG TGCCAATCATTGTGGCAGTGAACAAGTGTGACAAGCATGAGGCAGACCCATCCCGGGTGaagcaggagctgctggcccATGATGTGGTGTGTGAGGAGTTTGGCGGGGACGTGCAGGCCATCCATGTGTCTGCACTGAAG GGGGACAATCTGCTGGAGCTGGCAGAGGCCACTGTGACACTGGCTGAGGTGCTGGAACTGAAGGCCGACCCCACAGGCCAGGTGGAGGGCACTATCATTGAGAGCCGCACTGACAAGGGCAAAGG CCCTGTCTCCACAGCGATAATCAAGCGTGGAACCCTGAGGAAGGGCTGCACGCTGGTGGCGGGGAAGTCTTGGGCCAAAGTGCGCTTCATGTTCAATGAGAACAACCAGGCAGTGAGCGAGGCCGGGCCCAGCACTGCTGTTGAGATTGTGGGCTGGAAGGAACTGCCCTCTGCCGGGGAGGAGATCCTGGAGGTGGCGTCTGAG CAAAGAGCACGAGAGGTGGTGGATTGGCGCTGTTACGTGGAGGAGCAGGACAAACTGAAGGAGGACATGAAGGCTATTGAGGCCAAGCAGCATGAGCACCAGGAGAGCTACAAGAAGGAGCGTGAAAGCATGGCCCACCTTTCCTGGAAGCAGAGGAAGTCTGCCATGTACCGGGCCAACAAGCAGCGCATGGCCTTCAGGCCCAGTGAGAGGGTGGAGAGCCAGGAGCTGACCTTGCCACTCATTGTCAAAG GGGATGTGGATGGCTCGGTGGAGGCCATCTTGAACATTCTGGACAGCTATGATGCAGATGAGCAGTGTCAGCTGAACGTGGTGCACTTCGGAGTTGGGgacatcactgaaaatgacCTCAAGCTGGCTGAAACGTTCTCAG GCACCATATATGGCTTTAATGTAGCAGCCAGCAAATCTGTGCAGCAGACTGCAGCCAAGACAGGGATTCCTCTGAAGCTGCACCGGGTCATCTACAAGCTCATCGATGACCTCAAAGATGAGTTGAGCAGCAAACTGCCGCCAACCCTGGAGGAGAACGTGATTG GTGAGGCCTCAGTCCTAGCCACTTTTGATGTGACTGTGGGGAAGAAGAAAGTGCCTGTGGCTGGCTGCAGGGTACAAAAGGGACAGCTTGACAGAAGGATGAAGTTCAGGGTCATCCGTGGCCGAGATGTCCTCTGGGAAG GCCACTTGACAACACTGAAGCACCACAAGGATGATGTGCAGACAGTAAAGACGGGGATGGAGTGTGGGCTGTCCTTGGATCGAGATGTAGACTTCAGGCCTGGGGATGAGATTGTGTGCTACGAGGAGGCTGAGAAGCAGCAGAAAATCTCCTGGGATCCTGGATTCTAG